A part of Capsicum annuum cultivar UCD-10X-F1 chromosome 6, UCD10Xv1.1, whole genome shotgun sequence genomic DNA contains:
- the LOC107872804 gene encoding transcriptional corepressor LEUNIG isoform X2, with product MLLFVVWILVKVSKPSYSLWTFTGHSAGVTSLDFHPNNEALIYSRDGDGEIRFWSIKNGSCTSVFKGGTAQSLGSSQG from the exons ATGTTATTGTTCGTGGTATGGATTTTAGTAAAGGTTAGTAAG CCGAGCTACTCACTTTGGACTTTCACTGGGCATTCTGCTGGTGTAACATCACTTGATTTCCATCCTAATAATGAAGCTCTCATCTATTCTCGTGATGGTGATGGTGAAATAAGATTCTGGAGTATAAAAAATGGTAGCTGTACAAGTGTGTTCAAG GGTGGAACAGCTCAG AGTTTAGGATCTTCACAGGGTTAA
- the LOC107872804 gene encoding transcriptional corepressor LEUNIG isoform X1: MLLFVVWILVKVSKPSYSLWTFTGHSAGVTSLDFHPNNEALIYSRDGDGEIRFWSIKNGSCTSVFKGGTAQVRFQPCIGRYLSPAAENVVSILDRETQACRHSLKSLGSSQG, translated from the exons ATGTTATTGTTCGTGGTATGGATTTTAGTAAAGGTTAGTAAG CCGAGCTACTCACTTTGGACTTTCACTGGGCATTCTGCTGGTGTAACATCACTTGATTTCCATCCTAATAATGAAGCTCTCATCTATTCTCGTGATGGTGATGGTGAAATAAGATTCTGGAGTATAAAAAATGGTAGCTGTACAAGTGTGTTCAAG GGTGGAACAGCTCAGGTGAGATTCCAGCCCTGCATTGGTAGATATCTTTCTCCTGCTGCTGAGAACGTAGTATCGATACTTGATAGGGAGACACAAGCTTGTCGACATTCGTTAAAG AGTTTAGGATCTTCACAGGGTTAA